The window AAACATTGGATTGACAAAAAATCTTTAAGTATTCTTCCTATTTCACCAAATGAATTTTAGCTTCCACAGACAATGCTATACTGAAAGGTGGCGACACTGAGTTAAACAGATTTGCTAAAGAACATCTTGGTTATGGCAAAGACAAAGTTAGATTTTTGTCGCAAGATTTAATATGGTAAATACATTCTCAGTGAAACGGGAATTTATTACTGCAATCGGTGGTAATCAGAACAACTCATTTACCGATGTAATTACCACTTTAACAGCTCCTGTTGAAAATGCAACATAATGGAATAATTGATGGTATTCCTTGGCTAAAGGATAAGAGTAGATACTACACCGAAATTACAACAAATTTTAGCGACTATAATATTATGAGCAGTTTGGTGCTGCGTGAATTTCTTTATCAAATCTAAATTCTATGCAGTTACATTATCCAAATAAAAAAACAGAGAAGGAAATATTTGACAGTATTCCTGAAATTGAGTTAGTGCAAATTAATTCAAGCGACAATCCCAATTTGCTTATTCAAGCAAACAATTTAGTTGCCTTAAAACAGCTAATTACCAAACACAACCTTGCAGGTAAAATTGACCTCATATACATTGACCCACCATTTGCGACAAACAACACTTTTACAATTACTGACGGCAGAGCAAGCACAATTAGCAATAGTTCAAACTGAACGGTTGCTTACACCGACACTTTGAAAGGTTTTGATTTCATTGAGTTTATTCGTGAGAGCGACTTGTGCTTTTAAATATGTTGCTTTCCGACAAAGGTTCAATTTACCCATATTGATTACAAGATTGGGCATTACGTAAAAATTGTAATGGACGAAATATTTGGAATTGAGAATTTCCGAAATGACATCACAAGAATTAAATGTAATCCAAAAAACTTTGCACGCAAAGGTTTCGGAAATATGAAAGATTTGATTTTGTTTTATTCAAATCGGACAACAATTTGGAATGAACCAAAAACTCCATATACCGAAGAAGATAAATTAAAACTGTTTCCAAAAACAGAGAAAGACGGCAGGCGTTATACAACTATTCCATTACACGCTCCGGGAGAAACTCAAAACGGTAAGACATCAAAAGCATTTAAAGGAATTTTGCCACCTCCAGGCAGACATTGGAGAAGCGATGTTACAATTTTGGAACAGTGGGACAATGACGGACTTATTGAGTGGAGCGACAACGGAAACCCGAGAAAAAAAATATACTTAGACGAGCAAGAAGGAAAACGTATGCAAGACATTTTAGGAGATTTAAAGACCCACAATACCCTGTTTACCCGACAGAAAAAAATCCTGACTTGTTGGACATCATTGTTAAAACATCATCAAATGAAAACAGTGTAGTTCTTGACTGTTTTGCAGGTTCGGGGACAACTTTAAAAGCAGCACAAACCAACGGCAGACAATGGATTGGTATTGACCAATCAGACAAGCAATTAAAGCAATTACGACAAAACTTGACACAGTTGAAGGCGACTTATTTATTTCAAAATCGGACTACAAATTATTGACAGAGAAAGAAGCACAGCACACAACAGCGGTTTGGCGAAATGGCGGGTGCAGTGGTAAGTTAAAGTGTAGTTCTTTTAATAAACTTTAGTGCTTGGCTGACAGTTTGGTGCTTCTAAAACCGCCACTATCGCCAAGCCGCAAACCGTTAGGTGCAACCCTAAAAGAAGACACAACCGACAACAAACCGACAGACAAAATGCCAACGCTTCGCAAAATTAAAAGAGCTGTTTCCCCAACCATAAGCCTACACAAAACAGCACATTTTATTTTGCCCAACCTCACCCACACCTATATCTGACTTCAGAATTTTAACGACTTTCAAAAAAAAGGTATAAAAAATTTGCAAATCAAAAAAAGTATACTTACATTTGTACCGTTAAAACAGAAAAAAATGTACAATTCAATTATTATTTCTTCTATTATTATTGCGGGTGTGATTTCACATATTGGGGAGGAATAATTTTGATATAATCTAAAAGATATATTTGAAAGCCTCCCGAGAAATCAGGAGGCTTTTTTTATTGACATTAAACTAAAAAGAACAAAATGAAATCATATAACAACACTATTATTATCAGCATTATTATTAGCTCGCCACCGTGAGAGATGCTGCTTTATGCCAAATTGTAAGCCTTTCTCATTTCGGGAAAGGCTTTTTTTATTCCCAAAAATCAATTATCAACTCAATAAAAAAAATAAATATGTATTCAAACAACGAAACAGTCCTTTTTTTGGACGGAAAATTTGTAAAGGCTAACGAATCTACAACCGATTTGTACAGTCAAACGCTTCATTATGGCTACGGTGCATTTGAAGGTATTCGTTCTTATGAAACCAAAAATGGAACTAAAGTATTTAAAGCCGAAGAACATTATGAACGCTTGAAAAAATCCTGCGAATTGGTAAAAATCCCTTTCGATTACACTGTTCAAGAATTAGTCCTAGCTACTTACGAGTTACTGGAAAAAAACAATTTAAAAAATGCTTACATCCGACCATTGGTGTATTGTGGACAAAATATGAGTTTGTCAAAACCTACCAGCGTTTCGGTGATGATTGCCGCTTGGGACTGGGGAGCGTATTTGGGAGAAAAATTACTACGATTAACGGTTTCCTCCTATTGCCGTCCACATCCAAAATCCATCCACATTGAAGCGAAAGTCTGCGGTCATTATGTCAATTCGATTTTGGCAACCAACGAAGCAAAAGACAATGGATTCGACGAAGCCTTTCTTTTGGATAGCGATGGATTTTTAGCCGAAGGTCCGGGTGCGAATTTGTTCTTTGAAAAAGACGGAAAATTATTCACGCCTCAATTAGGAAACATCCTTCCGGGCATCACCAGAGCCACTGTTTTGGAGTTAGCCGAACAATTAGGTCTGGAACTGCATCAAGGAAAATTTACCAGAGAAGATCTTTTTCAAGCTGATAGTGCCTTTTACTGCGGAACGGCTGCCGAGGTAGTGGGTATATTATCGGTGGACACTTATCAATTTCCAAAAAACTGGAATGATTCCTTAGGTAAAAAACTTCAAGATGCTTATTCACTTTTGGTACGAGAACCTTTAAAACAGCTTAATTTAAACTAATGAAAACACTCAACAAATACAGTAGAACCATCACACAAGATGAAACCCAACCTGCAGCACAAGCCATGCTTTATGGAATAGGTTTAACCGAAGACGATTTGCAAAAAGCACAAGTGGGAATTGTGAGTATGGGTTACGAAGGAAATCCCTGCAACATGCACCTCAACGATTTGGCTAAAGAAGTAAAAGCTGGTGTGCAACAAGAGGATTTAGTAGGATTGATATTTAATACCATTGGTGTGAGTGACGGTATATCAAACGGAACTGACGGTATGCGTTTTTCTTTGGTTTCCAGAGATGTGATCGCCGATTCCATAGAAACGGTGGTGAGTGCCCAATGGTACGATGCTGTATTGGCGGTAGTAGGTTGCGATAAAAATATGCCTGGTTCTATCATCGCCATGGGAAGATTAAATCGTCCTGCAATCATGGTTTATGGCGGAACGATCCATTCTGGAAAATGGAAAGGAGAATCGCTCAATATCGTTTCAGCTTTTGAAGCTTTAGGTAAAAAATTCAGTAACACCATTTCCGATGAAGATTACAAAGGTATAATCAAAAACGCTTGTCCTGGCGCGGGTGCTTGTGGCGGTATGTACACAGCAAATACGATGGCTTCGGCTATTGAAGCTTTGGGAATGAGTTTACCTTACAGTTCATCCAATCCTGCGTTGAGCAGCAATAAAAAAATGGAATGTTTTGATACAGGAAAAGCCATCAAAGTGTTGTTGGAAAAAGACATTAAACCCAAAGACATCATGACCCGAAAAGCCTTTGAAAATGCCATGACCATGGTAACGGTTTTGGGCGGCTCTACCAATGCCGTAATGCACCTGATAGCTATGGCACATTCGGTGGATTTGGAATTGACTTTGGATGATTTCCAAAAGGTAAGTAACCGTGTTCCAGTGTTAGCAGATTTAAAACCGAGTGGAAAATACCTCATGGAAGATTTGCACGAAGCAGGTGGTGTTCCAGCAGTAATGAAATATTTATTGAAACACAATTTATTACATAGAGATTGTTTAACTGTTACAGGAAAAACAATTGTTGAAAATTTGGAAGCTGTGGAAGATTTAACCGAAGGTCAGAAAGTATTTCTTCCATTGGAAAATCCAGTGAAAGCAAATGGACATCTGCAAATGCTCTACGGAAATTTAGCTACCGAGGGAAGTGTAGCTAAAATAAGTGGCAAAGAGGGCGATTATTTTGAAGGAACAGCCAAAGTATTTGACGATGAATATGCAGTGATTGATGGTGTGAGAAACGGAGAAGTAAAACCCGGTAATGTGGTAGTAATCCGTTATTGCGGACCAAGAGGCGGACCGGGAATGCCTGAAATGCTCAAACCAACTTCAGCAATTATGGGTGCAGGATTGGGAAATTCAGTGGCTTTAATTACCGACGGTAGATTTTCGGGTGGAACGCATGGTTTTGTGGTAGGACACATCACTCCGGAAGCTTTTGTAGGTGGAACAATTGCCTTGGTAAATGATGGAGATTTAATTGCGATTGACACAAAAAATAATACGATCAATTTAAAAGTATCTGAACAGGAATTGGAAAAACGAAAAGCAGAATGGAAACAACCTCCATTGAAAGCAAGTAAAGGGGTTTTGTACAAATATGCACAATGCGTTTCGAGTGCTTCATTGGGGTGTGTAACCGATAAATAATTAAAAAATGAAAACAACGGAATTAAAAATAACAGGTGCAGAAGCGGTGATACAAAGCCTGAAAGCCGAAGGTGTAAAAACGATATTTGGTTATCCAGGCGGTGCTATCATGCCAATTTATGATGCCTTGTTTCATCATCTTGAAGAAGTAAATCATATCTTGACAAGACACGAGCAAGGTGCTATACATGCAGCTCAAGGATATGCTAGAACTTCAGGAAAAACAGGGGTTGTATTTGCTACTTCGGGTCCGGGAGCCACCAATTTAATTACAGGTTTAGCCGATGCCCTGATTGATTCTACGCCCTTGGTTTGCATCACCGGACAGGTGGCTTCTCATCTCTTGGGAACTGATGCTTTTCAGGAAACCGATGTCATGGGTATTTCGATGCCAGTAACCAAATGGAATTTTCAGGTAACTAAAGCAGAAGACATAGCAACAACATTGGCGAAAGCATTTTACATTGCCTCATCCGGTCGTCCTGGTCCAGTACTCGTGGACATCACCAAAGATGCTCAGTTTGAAGCGATTGAGTTTTCTTATCAGAAATGTAACTCTGTCAGAAGTTATCAGCCAAGGCCAAAATTGAATGAAGAACAAGTGCAAGTTGCTGCAAATTTACTGAACGAGGCAAAAAAACCTTTGATGATTGTCGGACAAGGAATTATGCTTTCCAATGCAGAAGAAGAATTATTGGCTTTTGCCGAAAAAACGGGTATTCCGGTGGCTTCTACGCTTTTGGGATTAGGAGCTTTTCCAAGTCATCACCCTTTATTTGTTGGAATGGTAGGCATGCATGGCAATTATGCACCCAATGTAAAAACCAATGAGTGCGATGTGTTGCTTGCCGTGGGAATGCGTTTTGACGACCGTGTTACAGGTGATGTTTCCCGGTATGCAACACAAGCAAAAGTGGTTCATGTTGATATAGACACTGCCGAAATCAATAAAATCATAAAAGCCGATGCTCCTGTTGTAGCCGATGCCAAAGAAGCACTAACCGTTTTAGCAGATTTGGTAGAAAAACAAACTCATCAAAATTGGTTGGATGAATTTCATCAAGCGAAGCAAAAGGAATTACAGGTACTTTCAGAAAATAGAGAAAAGGAATTTTCAGATGAACTGAGAATGGATTTGGTGATTGATTTACTTTCTCAAAAAACTAAGGGCAATGCAATCGTTGTAACCGATGTGGGGCAACACCAAATGATGGCGGCACAGTTCTATCAGTATAACCAAACCAAAAGCAATGTTACTTCTGGTGGATTGGGAACGATGGGCTTTGCGCTACCGGCCGCAATTGGAGCGAAAATGGCTAATCCCGAAAAACAAGTCGTGGCCATTATTGGCGATGGTGGTTTCCAAATGACTTTGCAGGAATTGGGAACCATGATGCAGAATAACATTGGCGTTAAAATCATTATTTTGAACAATGGCTACTTGGGAATGGTGCGGCAATGGCAACAAATGTTCTTTGAAAAAAGATATTCGTTTACCGACATACAAAGTCCTGATTTCGTTGCATTAGCAGCCTCTTACAATATCAAAGGTCAAAAAGTTGAAAGACAGGAGGAGTTGAACAACGCATTAGACCAACTTTTAAACACAGAAAATGCGTACCTGTTGGAAGTGAAAGTGGCCAGAGAAGACAATGTATTCCCGATGATGCCAACAGGTGCTTCGGTAGCTGAAATAAGATTACAATAATTATAAAACGGATAAAATGGAAACAATGAACAAAACATTTACCGTATCCATATTTACGGAAAATACAATCGGAATGCTCAACCGCATCACCATCATATTTACAAGACGACATTTGAATATTGACAGCATCACAGCTTCTGAAACAGAGGTTAAAAATGTGCATCGTTACACTATCGTTTTGAGAACAAACAGAGAACAAATAGATAAAGTTGTTGGGCAAATCGATAAATTAATTGATGTTCTGAAAGCCTTTGTACACGAAGATAATGAAGTAGTACATCAGGAAATTGCGTTATATAAAATCAAAACAACAGAACTTAAATCCAACAATGTAGAGCAAGTGGTTAGAGAAAATAGTGCCAAAGTTCTCACCGTAGATCCCGACTTTATCGTCATTGAAAAAACAGGGCACAAAGAAGAAATACAAGTTTTGTTTGAAAAACTGAAAACATTTGGCATTCTGGAATTTGCCCGCTCAGGTCGAGTGGCAGTTACCAAACCAATGAAAGAATTAAGTACTTATTTAAAAGAATTAGAAATCAATTAAAAAAAATAATACAATATAAAATGGCACAATTAAATTTTGGCGGCGTAATGGAAAATGTCGTAACACGAGAAGAGTTTTCATTAGAGAAAGCAAGAGAAATATTAAAAAACGAAACTGTTGCAGTCATTGGATACGGCGTGCAAGGTCCGGGACAAGCCTTAAATTTGAAAGATAATGGCGTAAAAGTAATTGTAGGACAACGAAAAGGGACAAAGAGTTGGGACAAAGCACTTGCTGATGGTTGGGTAGAAAATGAAACCCTTTTCGAAGTGGAAACCGCTTGCGAAAAAGGCACTTTACTCATGAATTTATTATCAGATGCAGGGCAAATACAAGCATGGGAAACGATGAAAAAAAATTTGACAACAGGAAAAGCCCTGTATTTTTCACATGGTTTTGGCGTTACTTTTCATGAAAAAACAGGTATCGTGCCACCTAAAGATGTAGATGTGTTTTTGGTGGCTCCCAAAGGTTCGGGAACTTCGTTAAGAACATTATTTTTAAAAGGGCAAGGTTTAAATTCCAGTTATGCCGTTTTTCAAAATGCAACCGGAAAAGCTGAAGAAAAAGCATTGGCATTAGGCATCGCTATCGGTTCTGGCTATTTGTTTGAAACCACATTTCAAAAAGAAGTGTACAGCGATTTGACTGGCGAACGAGGCGTTTTGATGGGAGCTATCGCAGGTGTTTTTGAGGCTCAATATAATGTGCTTCGTCAGCGAGGACATTCGCCAAGTGAAGCCTTCAACGAAACTGTAGAAGAATTGACCCAAAGTTTAATGCCTTTGGTAGCCGAAAACGGAATGGATTGGATGTTTGCCAATTGCAGTACCACTGCACAACGAGGAGCATTGGATTGGAAAGGTAAATTTAGAGAAGCTACCACTCCTGTTTTTAATGAACTGTATGATGACGTGCTTTCAGGTAAAGAAGCAGCCATCGTTATCGAAGCCAACAGCAAGCCAGATTACAGAGAAAAACTCAACGCAGAACTCAAAGAAATACAACAAAGTGAGTTGTGGCAAACTGGAATGCAAGTTCGAAAATTAAGACCTCAAACCAAATGATACATTTAGCAAAAATACAAGAGGCAGCCGAAAACCTGAAAGGTGTGGCTGTGCATACGCCTCTTGTGAAAAACGAAAACCTGAGCGAGCGATTTGCTGCTCAGGTTTATTTGAAACGGGAAGATTTACAACCTGTACGATCCTACAAATTGCGTGGAGCGTATCATAAAATAAGTTCGCTTTCCGAAAATGATATAAAACTAGGCGTGGTATGTGCAAGTGCCGGAAATCACGCTCAGGGAGTGGCTTTTGCGTGTAGAAAACTGAACATAAAAGCCGTTATTTATATGCCTATTACTACGCCTGCACAAAAAATAAAGCA of the Bacteroidota bacterium genome contains:
- a CDS encoding branched-chain amino acid transaminase gives rise to the protein MYSNNETVLFLDGKFVKANESTTDLYSQTLHYGYGAFEGIRSYETKNGTKVFKAEEHYERLKKSCELVKIPFDYTVQELVLATYELLEKNNLKNAYIRPLVYCGQNMSLSKPTSVSVMIAAWDWGAYLGEKLLRLTVSSYCRPHPKSIHIEAKVCGHYVNSILATNEAKDNGFDEAFLLDSDGFLAEGPGANLFFEKDGKLFTPQLGNILPGITRATVLELAEQLGLELHQGKFTREDLFQADSAFYCGTAAEVVGILSVDTYQFPKNWNDSLGKKLQDAYSLLVREPLKQLNLN
- the ilvD gene encoding dihydroxy-acid dehydratase, encoding MKTLNKYSRTITQDETQPAAQAMLYGIGLTEDDLQKAQVGIVSMGYEGNPCNMHLNDLAKEVKAGVQQEDLVGLIFNTIGVSDGISNGTDGMRFSLVSRDVIADSIETVVSAQWYDAVLAVVGCDKNMPGSIIAMGRLNRPAIMVYGGTIHSGKWKGESLNIVSAFEALGKKFSNTISDEDYKGIIKNACPGAGACGGMYTANTMASAIEALGMSLPYSSSNPALSSNKKMECFDTGKAIKVLLEKDIKPKDIMTRKAFENAMTMVTVLGGSTNAVMHLIAMAHSVDLELTLDDFQKVSNRVPVLADLKPSGKYLMEDLHEAGGVPAVMKYLLKHNLLHRDCLTVTGKTIVENLEAVEDLTEGQKVFLPLENPVKANGHLQMLYGNLATEGSVAKISGKEGDYFEGTAKVFDDEYAVIDGVRNGEVKPGNVVVIRYCGPRGGPGMPEMLKPTSAIMGAGLGNSVALITDGRFSGGTHGFVVGHITPEAFVGGTIALVNDGDLIAIDTKNNTINLKVSEQELEKRKAEWKQPPLKASKGVLYKYAQCVSSASLGCVTDK
- the ilvB gene encoding biosynthetic-type acetolactate synthase large subunit yields the protein MKTTELKITGAEAVIQSLKAEGVKTIFGYPGGAIMPIYDALFHHLEEVNHILTRHEQGAIHAAQGYARTSGKTGVVFATSGPGATNLITGLADALIDSTPLVCITGQVASHLLGTDAFQETDVMGISMPVTKWNFQVTKAEDIATTLAKAFYIASSGRPGPVLVDITKDAQFEAIEFSYQKCNSVRSYQPRPKLNEEQVQVAANLLNEAKKPLMIVGQGIMLSNAEEELLAFAEKTGIPVASTLLGLGAFPSHHPLFVGMVGMHGNYAPNVKTNECDVLLAVGMRFDDRVTGDVSRYATQAKVVHVDIDTAEINKIIKADAPVVADAKEALTVLADLVEKQTHQNWLDEFHQAKQKELQVLSENREKEFSDELRMDLVIDLLSQKTKGNAIVVTDVGQHQMMAAQFYQYNQTKSNVTSGGLGTMGFALPAAIGAKMANPEKQVVAIIGDGGFQMTLQELGTMMQNNIGVKIIILNNGYLGMVRQWQQMFFEKRYSFTDIQSPDFVALAASYNIKGQKVERQEELNNALDQLLNTENAYLLEVKVAREDNVFPMMPTGASVAEIRLQ
- the ilvN gene encoding acetolactate synthase small subunit — its product is MNKTFTVSIFTENTIGMLNRITIIFTRRHLNIDSITASETEVKNVHRYTIVLRTNREQIDKVVGQIDKLIDVLKAFVHEDNEVVHQEIALYKIKTTELKSNNVEQVVRENSAKVLTVDPDFIVIEKTGHKEEIQVLFEKLKTFGILEFARSGRVAVTKPMKELSTYLKELEIN
- the ilvC gene encoding ketol-acid reductoisomerase → MAQLNFGGVMENVVTREEFSLEKAREILKNETVAVIGYGVQGPGQALNLKDNGVKVIVGQRKGTKSWDKALADGWVENETLFEVETACEKGTLLMNLLSDAGQIQAWETMKKNLTTGKALYFSHGFGVTFHEKTGIVPPKDVDVFLVAPKGSGTSLRTLFLKGQGLNSSYAVFQNATGKAEEKALALGIAIGSGYLFETTFQKEVYSDLTGERGVLMGAIAGVFEAQYNVLRQRGHSPSEAFNETVEELTQSLMPLVAENGMDWMFANCSTTAQRGALDWKGKFREATTPVFNELYDDVLSGKEAAIVIEANSKPDYREKLNAELKEIQQSELWQTGMQVRKLRPQTK